A genome region from Hevea brasiliensis isolate MT/VB/25A 57/8 chromosome 9, ASM3005281v1, whole genome shotgun sequence includes the following:
- the LOC131168857 gene encoding uncharacterized protein LOC131168857, with product MPEDFYAERSLFGGAIVSTFPLRFQDVSNVRQVPDHQEVFVDPARDESLIFELLDFKRDVGDNGSATWFLQDLATEQDAEGCTLIEHSGVVEAPGLHYRNIPSVVTTAVSQMAISKGRQGREAQNVVKIYLANLRLKGVTTDVLITAYEPVLINPLSESASTVGAGLAVPAAQSGFLPMAEVFKLAVSTFKVNDWNLFDSSAV from the exons ATGCCGGAAGATTTTTATGCGGAGCGCTCATTGTTTGGAGGTGCGATTGTTAGCACCTTCCCTCTTAGGTTTCAG GATGTGAGCAATGTTCGACAAGTTCCTGATCATCAG GAGGTATTTGTGGATCCTGCTCGTGATGAAAGCTTGATCTTTGAGCTCTTAGATTTTAAGCGTGATGTTGGAGATAATGGAAGTGCCACCTGGTTTCTTCAAGACCTTGCTACTGAACAAGATGCTGAAGGGTGCACA CTGATTGAGCACTCAGGAGTAGTTGAGGCCCCTGGTTTGCATTACAGGAATATTCCTTCTGTTGTTACCACTGCTGTCAGCCAAATG gcAATTTCTAAGGGACGACAAGGAAGAGAAGCACAAAATGTTGTAAAA ATTTATTTGGCAAATTTACGCCTTAAGGGAGTTACTACAGATGTGCTAATAACTGCATATGAACCGGTCTTAATAAA TCCTTTGAGTGAAAGTGCAAGCACAGTTGGTGCTGGTTTGGCAGTTCCTGCTGCACAATCTGGATTTTTGCCGATGGCTGAGGTCTTTAAGCTTGCTGTCTCTACCTTCAAAGTTAATGACTGGAACCTTTTTGATAGCTCTGCTGTATAA